A portion of the Bombus terrestris chromosome 3, iyBomTerr1.2, whole genome shotgun sequence genome contains these proteins:
- the LOC100642837 gene encoding F-box only protein 42 isoform X2 yields the protein MPTIAKRHSHSACTYENSMYVFGGCTATCTTFNDLWRLDLDTRKWVRLITMGTYPSPKACATMLYYKKSFILFGGWSHPALYSVHQQSRLFNELHVYSIESNKWIAINTLETPPPTSAHSASIHKNCMIVFGGICNGYRSNDVWCLNLDSYSWHKQATSNLKPQPRYGQSQIELGDKHLLILGGCTGPNVAMNDAWLLKMEGTAWTWKKVNMHNTEWAPTRIWCHQACKVGNHVIVLSINKCQNKPNDMSISLKKVTCQAAPSSRTNNSSPLHARQGSVSHIDRDVNINGRHGSFSEISVQNPRPSHHLPNFTKNLTLCYDNMLSMTAFRNEPVRYDINSHRQRQLESLRRMEESIRNRRTQSKSAKKTRNTLSIFVLDITNVLCDECSASWIPLKHSDQSGPNERILYSLVAGRGELIVFGGIAKEYIQSHPDMDEPEVYNDLHFINPPRYVI from the exons ATGCCTACAATTGCAAAGAGACATTCACATTCTGCTTGTACATATGAAAACTCTATGTATGTTTTTGGTGGATGTACTGCTACGTGCACAACATTCAATGATTTATGGAGATTAGATTTGGATACAAGGAAATGGGTCAGATTAATTACAATGGGAACTTATCCATCTCCAAAAGCTTGTGCTACTATGTTGTATTACAAAAagagtttcattttatttggtGGCTGGTCCCACCCAGCGCTATATTCTGTTCACCAG CAATCAAGGTTATTCAATGAATTACATGTGTATTCTATAGAATCCAATAAATGGATTGCTATAAACACCTTGGAAACACCTCCACCTACTTCAGCACATTCTGCATCAATTCACAAAAATTGTATGATTGTTTTTGGTGGTATATGTAATGGATATAG ATCCAATGATGTATGGTGTTTAAATTTGGATTCCTATAGTTGGCATAAGCAAGCTACTTCGAATTTGAAACCACAACCACGTTATGGTCAGTCTCAGATTGAGCTTGGAGATAAACATCTCCTTATATTAG gTGGTTGCACTGGACCTAATGTTGCTATGAACGATGCTTGGTTATTGAAAATGGAAGGTACAGCATGGACGTGGAAAAAAGTAAACATGCACAATACTGAATGGGCTCCAACACGTATTTGGTGCCACCAGGCTTGTAag gtAGGAAATCATGTTATTGTTCTTAGTATAAATAAGTGTCAGAATAAGCCAAACGATATGAGTATATCGCTCAAGAAAGTGACTTGCCAAGCAGCACCTTCATCAAGAACAAATAATTCATCTCCATTACATGCAAG ACAAGGGAGTGTATCTCATATTGATAGAGACGTAAACATTAATGGACGACATGGATCTTTTTCAGAAATATCTGTACAAAATCCACGTCCTTCACATCATCTACCTAATTTTACGAAGAATTTAACTTTATGTTATGATAATATGTTAAGTATGACCGCCTTTCGCAACGAACCAGTGCGTTATGACATTAACAGTCATCGACAACGACAATTAGAATCTCTTCGTAGAATGGAAGAAAGTATTAGAAATCGAAGAACGCAATCAAAATCTGCAAAGAAAACAAGAAATACGTTATCCATATTTGTGTTAGACATTACGAATGTTTTATGCGATGAATGTAGTGCTTCGTGGATTCCTTTAAAACACAGTGATCAGTCAGGTCCTAACGAAAGAATTCTTTATTCACTCGTAGCTGGTCGTGGTGAATTAATAGTGTTTGGAGGTATTGCTAAAGAATATATACAAAGCCATCCTGATATGGATGAGCCTGAAGTCTACAATGATCTCCATTTTATAAATCCACCAAgatatgttatttaa
- the LOC100643072 gene encoding programmed cell death protein 10 has product MTMGDETPVTSLVLPVILRPILIKLERQNVLAAQTLRTALLKAENSHPGITHDLILGIIRRAELNLDMNESVLRLQGAASDYDVVEYRSSRSEDAFQELNRKSTSLKRILSRIPDEITDRKTFLETIKEIASAIKKLLDAVNEVTAFIRGSAGKQALDQRKREFVKYSKRFSNTLKEYFKEGQANAVFVSALYLIHQTNMIMLTVTDKCE; this is encoded by the exons ATGACAATGGGCGATGAGACTCCAGTTACATCACTGGTCCTTCCTGTCATCTTAAGACCAATATTAATAAAG CTAGAAAGACAAAATGTATTGGCAGCTCAAACATTACGTACAGCTTTATTGAAAGCTGAAAATTCCCATCCAGGAATTACACACGATTTAATCCTTGGTATAATACGACGGGCAGAGCTTAATCTTGATATGAATGAGAGTGTTTTAAGATTACAAGGAGCAGCTTCTGATTATGATG TTGTAGAATATAGATCATCTAGGTCTGAGGATGCTTTCCAGGAATTAAATCGTAAATCAACTTCCTTAAAAAGAATACTTAGCAGAATTCCTGATGAAATAACAGATCGGAAAACTTTTCTCGAAACAATCAA AGAAATTGCAAGTGCaataaagaaacttttggaTGCAGTGAATGAAGTAACTGCATTTATTCGTGGTTCTGCTGGAAAACAGGCATTGGatcagagaaaaagagaatttGTTAAATACAGTAAAAGGTTTAGCAATacattaaaagaatattttaaagaagGACA AGCAAATGCAGTATTTGTAAGTGCATTATACTTGATACATCAAACAAATATGATAATGCTCACAGTAACGGACAAATGTGAGTAA
- the LOC100642837 gene encoding F-box only protein 42 isoform X1, which translates to MECNIDDLPDVVLEYILSLIPPYKNLQECKLVSKRWFRATKNVIQHNKTHFHKSVAYGSLLWSSWPSKHWMPTIAKRHSHSACTYENSMYVFGGCTATCTTFNDLWRLDLDTRKWVRLITMGTYPSPKACATMLYYKKSFILFGGWSHPALYSVHQQSRLFNELHVYSIESNKWIAINTLETPPPTSAHSASIHKNCMIVFGGICNGYRSNDVWCLNLDSYSWHKQATSNLKPQPRYGQSQIELGDKHLLILGGCTGPNVAMNDAWLLKMEGTAWTWKKVNMHNTEWAPTRIWCHQACKVGNHVIVLSINKCQNKPNDMSISLKKVTCQAAPSSRTNNSSPLHARQGSVSHIDRDVNINGRHGSFSEISVQNPRPSHHLPNFTKNLTLCYDNMLSMTAFRNEPVRYDINSHRQRQLESLRRMEESIRNRRTQSKSAKKTRNTLSIFVLDITNVLCDECSASWIPLKHSDQSGPNERILYSLVAGRGELIVFGGIAKEYIQSHPDMDEPEVYNDLHFINPPRYVI; encoded by the exons ATGGAGTGTAATATTGATGATTTGCCAGATGTTgtattagaatatattttaagtTTAATTCCACCATACAAGAATCTTCAAGAATGTAAACTTGTATCCAAAAGATGGTTTCGTGCCACCAAAA ATGTAATACAACACAATAAAACACATTTTCATAAGTCTGTGGCTTACGGATCATTGCTTTGGAGTTCATGGCCATCCAAACACTGGATGCCTACAATTGCAAAGAGACATTCACATTCTGCTTGTACATATGAAAACTCTATGTATGTTTTTGGTGGATGTACTGCTACGTGCACAACATTCAATGATTTATGGAGATTAGATTTGGATACAAGGAAATGGGTCAGATTAATTACAATGGGAACTTATCCATCTCCAAAAGCTTGTGCTACTATGTTGTATTACAAAAagagtttcattttatttggtGGCTGGTCCCACCCAGCGCTATATTCTGTTCACCAG CAATCAAGGTTATTCAATGAATTACATGTGTATTCTATAGAATCCAATAAATGGATTGCTATAAACACCTTGGAAACACCTCCACCTACTTCAGCACATTCTGCATCAATTCACAAAAATTGTATGATTGTTTTTGGTGGTATATGTAATGGATATAG ATCCAATGATGTATGGTGTTTAAATTTGGATTCCTATAGTTGGCATAAGCAAGCTACTTCGAATTTGAAACCACAACCACGTTATGGTCAGTCTCAGATTGAGCTTGGAGATAAACATCTCCTTATATTAG gTGGTTGCACTGGACCTAATGTTGCTATGAACGATGCTTGGTTATTGAAAATGGAAGGTACAGCATGGACGTGGAAAAAAGTAAACATGCACAATACTGAATGGGCTCCAACACGTATTTGGTGCCACCAGGCTTGTAag gtAGGAAATCATGTTATTGTTCTTAGTATAAATAAGTGTCAGAATAAGCCAAACGATATGAGTATATCGCTCAAGAAAGTGACTTGCCAAGCAGCACCTTCATCAAGAACAAATAATTCATCTCCATTACATGCAAG ACAAGGGAGTGTATCTCATATTGATAGAGACGTAAACATTAATGGACGACATGGATCTTTTTCAGAAATATCTGTACAAAATCCACGTCCTTCACATCATCTACCTAATTTTACGAAGAATTTAACTTTATGTTATGATAATATGTTAAGTATGACCGCCTTTCGCAACGAACCAGTGCGTTATGACATTAACAGTCATCGACAACGACAATTAGAATCTCTTCGTAGAATGGAAGAAAGTATTAGAAATCGAAGAACGCAATCAAAATCTGCAAAGAAAACAAGAAATACGTTATCCATATTTGTGTTAGACATTACGAATGTTTTATGCGATGAATGTAGTGCTTCGTGGATTCCTTTAAAACACAGTGATCAGTCAGGTCCTAACGAAAGAATTCTTTATTCACTCGTAGCTGGTCGTGGTGAATTAATAGTGTTTGGAGGTATTGCTAAAGAATATATACAAAGCCATCCTGATATGGATGAGCCTGAAGTCTACAATGATCTCCATTTTATAAATCCACCAAgatatgttatttaa
- the LOC100643191 gene encoding actin-related protein 2/3 complex subunit 5-C, whose protein sequence is MSRNDGKKDTSASAFRKIDVDQYSDNNFREEDADGGIGGPTGPDENEILTLLSQGKNAEALISVLRSAPLGCKNQQVKDNARNLTLKVLLSIKSTQIDDCLAQLDRDLLDVLMKYIYRGFEIPTEGSSSHLLTWHEKVYNISGVGSIVRAFADSKRA, encoded by the exons ATGTCAAGAAACGATGGCAAAAAAGATACGTCAGCGTCAGCGTTTCGAAAAATCGATGTTGATCAATACAGTGATAATAATTTCAGAGAAGAAGACGCTGACGGAGGAATAGGAGGACCTACAGGCCCagacgaaaatgaaattttgacaCTTCTTAGCCA GGGTAAGAATGCAGAAGCACTAATATCAGTATTGAGGTCTGCACCACTTGGGTGTAAAAATCAACAAGTAAAG GATAACGCACGGAATCTGACGTTAAAAGTTCTTCTAAGTATAAAATCTACTCAAATAGATGATTGCTTAGCACAATTAGATCGTGACTTGCTGGatgttttaatgaaatatatatacagaGGATTTGAAATTCCAACAGAGGGTAGTAGTAGTCATTTATTAACCTGGCATGAAAAGGTATACAATATCAGTGGTGTTGGCAGTATTGTACGAGCGTTTGCAGATAGTAAACGTGCTTGa
- the LOC100643562 gene encoding uncharacterized protein LOC100643562: MSSLKLVSKYHTPKIVWYQTDTTVIVRILLCDIKEYFLHVECDHILFSTITNSEKYYICSYLFGTVIAEKTTHRNIGREVKITLVKAHKGTEWLRLFISAEKNPLISIDPDHIYKKDWILESVKNIERESFAEYKRRNNITQIMPLVPSSDEEESDDEIMDALFL, from the exons ATGAGCTCTTTAAAACTTGTGAGTAAATATCACACACCGAAAATTGTGTGGTATCAGACTGATACTACAGTTATCGTACGTATTTTACTGTGTGATATAAAGGAATATTTTCTCCATGTTGAATGTGATCATATATTATTtag CACAATAACAAACtcagaaaaatattacatttgctCATATCTTTTTGGAACTGTAATAGCAGAAAAAACAACCCATAGAAATATAGGAAGAGAAGTTAAGATTACACTTGTAAAAGCACATaaag GGACAGAATGGTTAAGATTATTTATCTCAGCGGAAAAGAATCCTTTAATCAGCATAGATCCAgatcatatatataaaaaagactGGATTCTTGAATCTGTCAAAAATATAG AAAGGGAGAGTTTTGCAGAATATAAACGTAGAAATAATATAACTCAAATAATGCCACTCGTGCCATCTAGTGATGAAGAAGAATCTGATGATGAAATAATGGATGCGTTATTTCTTTAA
- the LOC100642601 gene encoding pre-mRNA-splicing factor syf1 homolog, which produces MLERKDPEGNLYVFNEEDLPYEEEILRNPYSVKHWQRYIDHLKSTKSSNLNIVYERALKELPGSYKLWYNYLRQRVNQLKGRCITDPLYEDVNNAFERALVFMHKMPRIWMDYCTLMTEQCYITRTRQVFDRALRALPITQHHRIWPLYIEFLKKHNVYETAVRVFRRYLKLAPEDTEEYIEYLISIGRLDEAAVKLAQIVNQDDFVSKHGKSNHQLWNELCDLISKNPSKIKSLNVDAIIRGGLRRYTDQLGPLWNSLADYYVRSGLFERARDIYEEAIQTVTTVRDFTQVFDAYAQFEELSLSKRMEEAAKNPTEDDDIDLELRLARFEHLMERRLLLLNSVLLRQNPHNVQEWHKRVRLYEGQPHEIINTYTEAVQTVQPQLAVGKLHTLWVEFGKFYEENGQIADARVVFEKATHVPYTKVDDLASVWCEWAEMEIRHGNYKEALKLMHRATAMPFRKVAYHDETETVQMRLYKSLKVWSMYADLEESFGTFKTCKAVYDKIIDLKIATPQIIINYGLFLEENRYFEEAFRAYEKGIALFKWPNVYDIWNTYLTKFLKRYGGTKLERTRDLFEQCLEFCPPKYAKALYLLYAKLEEEHGLARHAMSVYERATNAVLPEEKFEMFNIYIKKAADIYGVPKTRQIYEKAIEVLNEDNTREMCLRFAEMETKLGEVDRARAIYAHCSQICDPRVASNFWQIWKEFEVRHGNEDTMREMLRIKRSVQAMYNTQVNMMSAQMLNNTSNSPSDIPADAMRLLDSKTQDNITTYKDSIKFVRGTIEKDGKAESQVNNPDEIDIDIDDVDDTEADVEEDIPVEKQTIPSQVFGSLKTTDGEDD; this is translated from the exons ATGTTGGAACGTAAAGATCCAGAAGGAAATCTATATGTTTTT AATGAAGAAGATTTACCATACGAAGAAGAAATTTTGAGAAATCCTTATTCTGTGAAACAttggcaacgttatatagatcaTTTAAAAAGTACAAAAAGCAGTAATTTAAACATTGTGTACGAACGAGCGTTAAAGGAACTTCCTGGAAG CTATAAGTTATGGTACAATTATCTACGTCAACGTGTCAACCAATTGAAAGGAAGGTGTATAACAGATCCGCTTTACGAAGATGTAAATAATGCATTTGAGCGTGCTTTGGTTTTTATGCATAAAATGCCCAGAATTTGGATGGACTATTGCACATTGATGACAGAACAATGTTATATTACGCGTACCCGTCAAGTTTTTGATCGGGCACTTAGAGCTCTCCCTATCACGCAACATCATCGTATATGGCCATtgtatattgaatttttaaaaaagcaTAATGTCTATGAAACTGCAGTCAGAGTTTTTAGAAGGTATCTTAAG CTAGCTCCAGAAGATACAGAAGAGTATATAGAATACCTGATATCAATCGGGAGGCTTGACGAAGCTGCTGTGAAACTTGCACAAATTGTTAATCAGGATGATTTTGTATCAAAACATGGAAAGTCTAATCATCAATTATGGAATGAATTGTGTGATTTAATATCAAAGAATCCTTCTAAAATAAAATCTCTTAATGTAGATGCAATTATTAGAGGCGGTTTAAGACGTTATACTGATCAGTTAGGCCCTCTTTGGAATTCTTTGGCGGATTATTATGTTCGTAGCGGTTTATTCGAAAgg GCGAGGGATATTTATGAAGAAGCAATACAAACAGTGACTACTGTTAGAGACTTTACTCAAGTGTTTGATGCTTATGCACAATTTGAAGAACTTAGTCTTAGCAAACGTATGGAAGAAGCTGCAAAAAATCCTACTGAAGATG ATGATATAGATCTAGAATTGAGATTAGCAcgatttgaacatttaatggaAAGGCGTTTATTACTTCTGAATTCTGTATTGCTCAGACAAAATCCTCATAATGTACAAGAATGGCATAAAAGAGTTAGGCTTTATGAGGGACAACCACACGAG ATTATTAATACATATACAGAAGCTGTACAGACTGTACAACCACAATTAGCAGTAGGTAAATTGCATACTTTGTGGGTtgaatttggtaaattttatgAAGAAAATGGTCAAATAGCAGACGCTAGAGTAGTTTTCGAGAAAGCAACTCATGTTCCCTATACTAAAGTCGATGATCTTGCTTCTGTATGGTGTGAATGGGCAGAAATGGAAATTAGGCATGG AAATTATAAAGAAGCGTTAAAACTTATGCATCGTGCTACTGCTATGCCATTCCGTAAGGTAGCTTACCATGACGAGACAGAAACAGTTCAAATGAGATTGTATAAATCTTTAAAAGTTTGGTCTATGTATGCCGATTTAGAAGAAAGTTTTGGGACTTTCAag ACATGCAAAGCTGTGTACGACAAAATTATAGATCTAAAAATCGCAACGCCGCAAATCATTATTAATTATGGACTCTTCCTTGAAGAAAATAGATATTTTGAAGAAGCTTTTAGa GCTTATGAAAAAGGTATTGCACTCTTCAAATGGCCTAACGTTTACGATATATGGAATACGTatcttacaaaatttttaaaacgtTATGGTGGAACGAAGTTAGAACGAACGCGAGATTTATTTGAACAGTGTTTAGAATTTTGTCCACCAAAATATGCTAAAG CCTTGTATTTACTGTATGCAAAATTAGAAGAGGAACATGGTTTGGCTAGGCATGCAATGTCTGTATATGAACGAGCAACTAACGCTGTTCTTCCTGAAGAAAAATTTGAG ATGtttaacatatatattaaaaaagcaGCAGACATATATGGTGTCCCAAAAACGAGGCAGATATATGAAAAAGCTATCGAAGTACTTAATGAAGATAATACAAGAGAAATGTGTTTACGGTTCGCAGAAATGGAAACGAAATTAGGAGAAGTTGACAGAGCTCGGGCAATATATGCGCACTGCAGTCAAATTTGTGATCCAAGG GTGGCTTCAAATTTCTGGCAAATATGGAAAGAGTTTGAAGTGAGACATGGTAATGAAGACACTATGCGTGAAATGCTTCGAATTAAGCGTAGTGTACAAGCTATGTACAACACTCAAGTGAATATGATGTCTGcacaaatgttaaataatacatCAAACTCACCATCTGATATACCAGCAGATGCAATGCGTCTTTTGGATAGTAAAACGCAGG ATAATATTACCACATATAAGGACAGTATTAAATTTGTTCGTGGTACAATAGAAAAAGATGGTAAAGCAGAATCTCAAGTAAACAATCCAGATGAAATAGATATTGATATTGATGACGTTGATGACACTGAAGCGGATGTAGAGGaag ACATACCTGTTGAGAAACAAACTATTCCATCACAAGTATTTGGTAGTTTAAAGACAACTGATGGTGAAGATGATTAA
- the LOC100643315 gene encoding mitoguardin isoform X2 produces the protein MARIRFPFSWRISAYARRFMTGKTLNTENVVTDSEFKSCDSVTTLRLEALEKALYCWEDALTAFSSSFSNGTLALPSAADAAFTQDVQELLDMGYQVQSHAELLFIDQHSVLFRNEDEESIDSHKPSNIGSRISGKDKADAASSPESFESARDGVADLREFEEFSEFFPHFEKQKLYHAALKQHEDKSILCRRLHTELVKCGSDVEYLAKVHCLRQAYTKLFTISSATEWIADIGRQVISDLIMYADRDPKDYLIHYERMLEFLQEPTNHSMMEEELTGRGVKCINFYDVLIDFILLDAFEEVEKPPSSIKAILQNRWISASFRETAIGTAVWSVLMGKRQMLKYDKGFLAHFYSISEQISPVLVWGFLGPEGSLRSTCHYFRDQVIEFLVDIFNFFKVRYTTVDNLAEDILREMKLRVENINQRLSLEGC, from the exons ATGGCGCGTATACGGTTTCCGTTCTCGTGGCGAATTTCGGCGTATGCGCGCCGATTTATGACTGGCAAAACGTTGAATACGGAGAATGTCGTCACCGACTCGGAATTTAAATCCTGCGACAGTGTGACAACGTTAA GATTGGAGGCTTTGGAAAAAGCTCTCTATTGCTGGGAGGATGCTCTTACGGCGTTCAGCTCTTCATTCAGTAATGGTACACTCGCATTACCGTCGGCAGCGGATGCGGCATTTACGCAAGATGTGCAAGAACTCCTTGATATGGGTTATCAAGTTCAGAGTCATGCAGAACTCCTTTTTATCGACCAG CATTCGGTATTGTTCCGGAATGAAGATGAGGAAAGTATAGATAGTCACAAACCTTCGAACATAGGTAGTAGGATATCCGGTAAGGATAAAGCAGATGCTGCGTCTTCTCCAGAATCTTTTGAATCTGCACGTGATGGG gtAGCAGATTTACGGGAATTTGAAGAATTCTCCGAATTTTTCCCGCACtttgaaaaacaaaaattatatcacGCTGCACTCAAACAACACGAAGACAAAAGCATTTTATGCag acGGTTGCATACCGAGTTAGTAAAGTGTGGCTCGGACGTAGAATATTTAGCAAAGGTACATTGCTTGCGACAAGCGTATACAAAATTGTTCACTATATCTTCTGCCACAGAATGGATTGCGGACATAGGCAGACAAGTCATTAGTGATTTGATCATGTATGCAGACAGG gATCCCAAAGATTATCTAATACATTACGAACGAATGTTAGAATTTTTACAAGAACCAACCAACCATAGTATGATGGAGGAGGAATTAACCGGAAGAGGcgttaaatgtataaatttctaCGATGTTCTGATTgactttattttattagatgCTTTCGAAGAAGTTGAAAAACCGCCTTCATCAATTAAAGCTATTTTACAAAACAGATGGATATCCGCTAGTTTTCGTGAAACT GCTATTGGAACTGCAGTTTGGTCAGTTCTTATGGGTAAAAGACAAATGCTGAAGTATGATAAAGGATTTCTGGCCCATTTTTACTCGATTTCTGAACAAATTTCTCCAGTGCTTGTGTGGGGTTTCCTAGGCCCAGAAGGAAGTTTACGTTCTACCTGCCACTATTTCAGAGATCAAGTAATAGAATTCCTTgtagatatatttaatttctttaaagtaAGATATACTACTGTCGATAACCTCGCTGAAGATATACTCAGGGAAATGAAACTAAGAGTCGAAAATATAAATCAAAGACTTTCTCTAGAAGGTTGTTAA